A genomic window from Candidatus Kouleothrix ribensis includes:
- a CDS encoding YvcK family protein, which translates to MPNTPTPASTHVVAIGGGGGATQVLKAVQPFADRLTAIIAVTDTGRSTGLARAIGGIAAPGDLRATIASFAGDPLVAELLQYRFGPAGIAQLEGMAFGNLLIAALARVLGDFEAAVQYVARMAACTAQVLPAALADAELCAELADGTVVAGELHVRGLAKPPIARLFLHAPAAANPAALAAIRAADLVVLGPGSLFTSLLANLLFSGMAEAIRAARGPVVFVCNTTTQPGQTDGYTAIDHVRRVAELLGPGALDAALINRSTLDPDRRARLAAEGLFLLEPGEAELAAIADLGVRPIVHDYSEPPGAQRVLWNKQDTVRHDTAALAAALRKLV; encoded by the coding sequence ATGCCAAACACACCTACGCCAGCATCAACCCATGTCGTCGCGATCGGCGGCGGCGGCGGCGCCACCCAGGTGCTCAAGGCCGTGCAGCCCTTCGCCGATCGGCTCACCGCGATCATCGCCGTCACCGATACCGGCCGCTCGACCGGGCTGGCGCGTGCGATCGGCGGCATCGCCGCGCCAGGCGACCTACGCGCGACGATCGCGAGCTTCGCCGGCGATCCGCTGGTGGCCGAGCTGCTGCAGTATCGCTTCGGCCCGGCCGGCATCGCCCAGCTCGAGGGCATGGCGTTTGGCAATCTGCTGATCGCCGCGCTGGCGCGCGTGCTGGGTGATTTCGAGGCGGCCGTGCAGTATGTGGCGCGTATGGCAGCCTGCACTGCGCAGGTGCTGCCGGCCGCCCTGGCCGACGCCGAGCTGTGCGCCGAGCTGGCCGATGGTACCGTTGTCGCGGGCGAGCTGCATGTGCGCGGCCTGGCCAAGCCGCCGATTGCGCGCCTGTTCCTGCACGCGCCGGCCGCCGCCAACCCGGCCGCGCTCGCAGCCATCCGCGCCGCTGATCTGGTCGTACTAGGCCCAGGTAGTCTGTTCACCTCACTGCTGGCCAACCTGCTGTTCAGCGGGATGGCCGAGGCCATCCGCGCGGCGCGCGGCCCGGTGGTGTTTGTGTGTAATACGACCACCCAGCCCGGCCAGACCGATGGCTACACTGCGATCGATCATGTGCGGCGCGTGGCCGAGCTGCTTGGCCCCGGCGCGCTCGATGCCGCGCTGATCAATCGCAGCACGCTCGATCCCGATCGGCGCGCGCGGCTTGCCGCCGAGGGGCTGTTCCTGCTCGAGCCGGGTGAGGCCGAGCTTGCGGCGATTGCCGACCTGGGCGTCCGGCCGATCGTTCACGATTACAGCGAGCCGCCTGGCGCCCAGCGTGTACTATGGAACAAGCAGGACACCGTGCGCCACGATACGGCCGCGCTCGCCGCCGCGCTGCGCAAGCTGGTATAA
- a CDS encoding GlmU family protein, producing MSDTVILFEDEGYLSFLPLVYSRPVYELRCGIFSLRERLAAMLVRQPAALCRPHLAAVYGGRRWPLGLLSEHSPLIFVNGRALGADWLLKLMGEPVNTIYVARGTVLLGARLSPTLASAVLLDLLEQRGAAALAELRRFTRVVDLDAPLLTNLWDLITANGEQIVRDLPLLGQSIGWASAADRPIAQPGVVIHNPAQVFLHPHARLDGPLVLDARDGPIVIDAAQIEPFSFIQGPAAIGPGALIASARIRAETTIGPICRIGGEVEASIVQGYSNKHHDGFLGHSYLGEWVNVGAMTTNSDLKNTYGTIRVALEGQGQVDSGILKLGCFLADHVKLGIGLHLNGGAVIGTGSNIFGVHFAPKTIPPFTWGGEVFREYRIDGMIDVSRKVMDRRKVALGPAYEAMLREVFAMTRGSRAEIAGARPRRLPAPAAELALARAEAEALREVEVAR from the coding sequence ATGTCTGATACAGTCATTCTATTTGAAGATGAAGGCTATCTCAGCTTTCTGCCGCTGGTGTACTCGCGGCCAGTATACGAGCTGCGCTGCGGCATCTTTAGCCTGCGCGAGCGGCTGGCCGCGATGCTGGTGCGCCAGCCGGCTGCGCTCTGCCGGCCACACCTGGCGGCGGTGTATGGCGGTAGGCGCTGGCCGCTCGGCCTGCTCAGCGAGCACTCGCCGCTGATCTTCGTGAACGGCCGCGCGCTGGGCGCCGACTGGCTGCTGAAGCTTATGGGCGAGCCGGTCAACACCATCTATGTCGCGCGCGGCACGGTGCTGCTTGGCGCGCGGCTCTCGCCGACGCTCGCCAGCGCGGTGCTGCTCGATCTGCTCGAGCAGCGCGGTGCCGCCGCGCTCGCAGAGCTGCGCCGCTTCACACGCGTGGTCGATCTCGATGCGCCGCTGCTGACGAATCTGTGGGATCTGATCACCGCCAATGGCGAGCAGATCGTGCGCGACCTGCCGCTGCTCGGCCAGTCGATCGGCTGGGCAAGCGCGGCCGATCGCCCGATCGCCCAGCCGGGCGTGGTGATCCACAACCCGGCCCAGGTGTTCCTGCACCCGCACGCCCGGCTCGACGGCCCGCTGGTGCTCGATGCGCGCGATGGCCCGATCGTGATCGACGCCGCGCAGATCGAGCCGTTCAGCTTCATCCAGGGGCCGGCCGCGATCGGGCCGGGCGCGCTGATCGCCAGCGCCCGCATCCGCGCCGAGACGACGATCGGCCCGATCTGCCGGATCGGCGGCGAGGTCGAGGCCTCGATCGTGCAGGGCTATAGCAATAAGCATCACGACGGTTTCCTGGGCCACTCGTACCTGGGCGAGTGGGTCAATGTCGGCGCCATGACCACCAACAGCGACCTGAAGAACACCTACGGCACCATCCGCGTCGCGCTCGAGGGCCAGGGCCAGGTCGATAGCGGCATCTTGAAGCTGGGCTGCTTCCTGGCCGATCATGTCAAGCTGGGGATTGGCCTGCACCTCAACGGCGGCGCGGTGATTGGCACCGGCTCGAATATCTTCGGCGTCCATTTCGCGCCCAAGACTATCCCGCCGTTTACATGGGGCGGCGAGGTGTTTCGTGAGTATCGTATCGACGGCATGATCGATGTGTCGCGCAAGGTTATGGACCGCCGCAAGGTTGCGCTGGGGCCGGCCTACGAGGCCATGCTGCGCGAGGTGTTCGCGATGACGCGCGGCAGCCGCGCCGAGATCGCCGGTGCGCGCCCGCGCCGCCTGCCCGCCCCCGCCGCCGAGCTTGCGCTCGCGCGGGCCGAGGCCGAGGCGCTGCGCGAGGTCGAGGTGGCGCGCTAG
- a CDS encoding YvcK family protein — MHNILKRLSALRYLARPLALASIGIVFISLGVAYFVIALYRTAELPGFFYYLTLQFLDRWVRGWVLTLIGLVFLVAGLWRLSGVAVIPLDAKPGSEDEFVLGYRRTSKPPRITVLSGGAGLLILASLGRYASRLTCITPVQDPVEYYYRASSLYNFENVIFVPPTPDRLEVEVQLDDGTRHNIKENISHREKLAGRHAIDSMLVDDQAGRHPIFRQAIDAIQQADAIVLGPGSLFESILPNLLIAEVREAIGRSKARKIYICSLMTEPGLTSGFGVAEHIRQIERYGGFTPDYVLVNAQRIDADVRQIYEAAHQVPVYMNPEEYEETIVSKTDRVTARDVVVEGAVVIEADLATSVVQLTASLDQPGAGRTVRVLRHDPDKLATAILEILRRE, encoded by the coding sequence ATCCACAACATCCTCAAGCGCCTGTCGGCCCTGCGCTACCTGGCGCGCCCGCTGGCGCTGGCCTCGATCGGGATCGTATTCATCTCGCTGGGCGTGGCCTACTTTGTGATCGCGCTCTACCGCACCGCTGAGCTGCCCGGCTTCTTCTACTACCTGACGCTACAGTTCCTCGATCGCTGGGTGCGCGGCTGGGTGCTCACGCTGATCGGGCTGGTGTTCCTGGTCGCCGGCCTGTGGCGGCTCAGCGGCGTAGCGGTTATCCCACTCGACGCCAAGCCCGGCAGCGAAGACGAGTTCGTGCTGGGCTACCGCCGCACCAGCAAGCCACCGCGCATCACCGTGCTGTCGGGCGGTGCCGGCCTGCTCATCCTGGCCAGCCTGGGGCGCTACGCCAGCCGGCTGACCTGCATCACGCCGGTGCAAGACCCGGTCGAGTATTACTATCGCGCGTCGAGCCTGTATAATTTCGAGAATGTGATCTTTGTGCCGCCCACCCCCGATCGCCTCGAGGTCGAGGTGCAGCTCGACGACGGCACGCGCCATAATATCAAAGAGAATATCTCGCACCGCGAAAAGCTGGCCGGCCGCCACGCGATCGATAGCATGCTGGTCGACGACCAGGCCGGCCGTCACCCGATCTTTCGCCAGGCGATCGACGCGATTCAGCAGGCCGACGCGATTGTGCTCGGGCCGGGCAGCCTGTTCGAGAGCATTCTGCCCAACTTGCTGATCGCCGAGGTGCGCGAGGCGATCGGCCGCAGCAAGGCCCGCAAGATCTATATCTGTAGCCTGATGACCGAGCCGGGCCTCACCAGTGGCTTCGGCGTCGCCGAACACATCCGCCAGATCGAGCGCTACGGCGGCTTCACGCCCGATTATGTGCTGGTGAACGCCCAGCGCATCGACGCCGACGTGCGCCAGATCTACGAGGCCGCGCACCAGGTGCCGGTGTATATGAACCCCGAAGAGTACGAAGAGACGATCGTCAGCAAGACCGACCGCGTCACCGCGCGCGATGTGGTGGTCGAGGGCGCAGTGGTGATCGAGGCCGACCTGGCCACCTCGGTGGTGCAGCTGACCGCCTCGCTCGACCAGCCCGGCGCCGGGCGCACCGTGCGCGTGCTGCGGCACGACCCCGACAAGCTTGCGACCGCGATCCTGGAGATTTTGCGCAGGGAATAG
- a CDS encoding phosphoglucomutase → MSQRPRLSRQYWEGIYAVDFTLDGVRLRCHQLGQALLAQQWSCLVAHDTRFMAGQFARYVYRSLEEQRVPVSFCPDPAPFPSIELALGQRRADTALLISARNQPFWYNGMVLVTPPSDHLPLVLDPACAPPDAATLPFPPPPLDPADRTRLDLRTPYLEALRNAIDIELIRHATLTVFVDPMNGTTSGYLPAAIGDGGQTKAIEINREIDPLFGRQPPQPTEAGLQRLRKLVKESDSHLGVALSADGRALSAADSTGELVSPHDLALLLADYLNREYRQRGLVVMPPPGDADTAALHSWEAATGLRVEFHADPAGRIADLLAHDRNSLLVGVTAAGEVTLGRYGASPDAVLVALLLIEIAARFGSKLRVLVEQVKRRP, encoded by the coding sequence ATGAGTCAGCGCCCACGCCTGAGCCGACAGTACTGGGAGGGGATCTATGCCGTCGATTTTACGCTCGACGGCGTGCGCTTGCGCTGCCACCAGCTGGGCCAGGCGCTGCTGGCTCAGCAGTGGAGCTGCCTGGTGGCGCACGATACGCGCTTTATGGCCGGGCAGTTTGCGCGCTATGTCTATCGCAGCCTCGAAGAGCAGCGCGTGCCGGTGAGCTTCTGCCCCGACCCGGCGCCCTTCCCGTCGATCGAGCTGGCGCTTGGCCAGCGCCGCGCCGATACTGCGCTGCTGATCTCGGCGCGCAACCAGCCGTTCTGGTATAACGGCATGGTGCTGGTGACGCCACCCAGCGATCACCTGCCGCTGGTGCTCGACCCGGCCTGCGCGCCGCCTGACGCCGCCACACTGCCGTTCCCGCCCCCGCCGCTCGACCCGGCCGATCGAACCCGGCTCGATCTGCGTACGCCCTACCTCGAGGCACTGCGCAACGCGATCGATATCGAGCTCATCCGGCACGCCACGCTCACCGTGTTCGTCGACCCGATGAACGGCACGACCAGCGGCTACCTGCCGGCGGCGATTGGCGACGGCGGGCAGACTAAGGCGATCGAGATTAATCGCGAGATCGACCCGCTGTTCGGCCGCCAGCCGCCCCAGCCAACCGAGGCCGGCCTGCAGCGCCTGCGCAAGCTTGTGAAAGAGAGCGACTCGCACCTGGGTGTGGCGCTCTCGGCCGACGGGCGCGCGCTCAGCGCCGCCGATAGCACCGGCGAGCTGGTGTCGCCGCACGACCTCGCACTGCTGCTGGCCGACTACCTCAACCGCGAGTATCGCCAGCGCGGCCTGGTGGTGATGCCGCCCCCCGGCGATGCCGACACTGCCGCACTACACAGCTGGGAGGCGGCAACGGGGCTGAGAGTCGAGTTTCATGCCGACCCGGCCGGCCGGATTGCCGACCTGCTTGCCCATGATCGCAATAGCCTGCTGGTGGGTGTGACGGCGGCCGGCGAGGTGACGCTCGGCCGTTACGGCGCCTCGCCCGACGCGGTGCTGGTGGCGCTGCTGCTGATCGAGATCGCCGCACGTTTCGGCAGCAAGCTGCGCGTGCTGGTCGAACAGGTGAAGCGCCGGCCGTGA
- a CDS encoding mannose-6-phosphate isomerase — MRMNLTPLILERKLDSRLWGGSTLGTWLGLAEAPAHLAESWQVYEHNRVAEGPLAGHTLAELAHRYGAALLGRRPFARGGGDFPLLAKFIDAGTALSVQVHPDDAYAHTVEAHTGFHGKTEAWYILHAAPGADLIHGLVQPTDRAGFGQALRDGTLMQLLRRVPAQAGDTILVPAGTIHAINGGIMLFEIQQKSDLTYRIYDYDRRDAGGQLRELHIDRALDVSNFGRQPPASTVPERIDDTRTLLVRCAYFAMERWDLRRALTATTDPGSFAILTMIAGTAELGWASGARTLQRGESVVLPAELGEYRLSTAGAATLLCCSVP; from the coding sequence ATGCGCATGAATCTGACACCACTCATCCTCGAGCGCAAGCTCGACAGCCGCCTGTGGGGCGGCAGCACGCTCGGCACCTGGCTGGGCCTGGCCGAGGCGCCCGCGCACCTGGCTGAGTCGTGGCAGGTCTACGAGCATAACCGCGTTGCTGAAGGGCCGCTGGCCGGGCACACACTGGCCGAGCTGGCCCACCGGTATGGCGCGGCGCTGCTCGGCCGGCGCCCGTTCGCGCGTGGCGGGGGCGACTTCCCGCTGCTGGCCAAGTTTATCGACGCCGGCACTGCTCTGTCGGTGCAGGTGCATCCCGACGACGCCTACGCCCACACGGTTGAGGCGCACACCGGCTTCCACGGCAAAACCGAGGCCTGGTATATTCTGCATGCCGCGCCCGGCGCCGACCTGATCCATGGCCTGGTGCAGCCGACCGATCGCGCCGGCTTTGGCCAGGCGCTGCGCGACGGCACGTTGATGCAGCTGTTACGCCGTGTGCCCGCGCAGGCCGGTGATACGATATTGGTGCCGGCCGGCACCATCCACGCGATCAACGGCGGGATCATGCTGTTCGAAATTCAGCAGAAATCCGATCTGACCTATCGCATCTACGACTACGACCGCCGCGATGCGGGTGGCCAGCTACGCGAGCTGCACATCGACCGCGCGCTCGATGTGTCGAACTTCGGCCGGCAGCCGCCCGCCAGCACCGTGCCCGAGCGTATCGACGACACCCGCACCCTGCTGGTACGCTGCGCGTATTTCGCGATGGAGCGCTGGGATCTGCGCCGGGCGCTCACGGCCACCACCGACCCTGGCAGCTTCGCGATCCTGACGATGATCGCCGGTACGGCCGAGCTTGGCTGGGCCAGCGGCGCGCGCACCCTCCAGCGGGGCGAGTCGGTGGTGCTGCCGGCGGAGCTGGGCGAGTACCGCCTGAGCACGGCCGGCGCGGCCACGCTGCTGTGCTGCTCTGTACCCTAG
- a CDS encoding phosphomannomutase/phosphoglucomutase, translating into MTYAVNPTIFRAYDIRGVVDVDLSETVYQTLGRAAGSYFRARGGRRIVVGRDARLTSPAYAAALITGLRSTGCDVVDIGMVPTPLMYFAVAYLKADGGAVVSASHNPPEFNGLKLRQSDPRFGGEPLASDQIQEVGRIANSGVFASGAGSYEQIDLSDTYVADVVRHLKLERPVTIVLDGGNGAGGPLGVRTFEAIGCTVVPLYIEPDGTFPNHHPDPLKEANLADLKRLVRQHGAALGIGLDGDADRLGVVDGSGTMIFADRYLIVLAQHVLRAGPAPIIFDVKCSTVLRDAIRAFGGMPVMGKTGYTNATATMRQLGAPLAGELSGHIITSIEHHAFDDGIFAGCYLLKALEQLGQTLEQALAPYPMLPSLPEERIHVDEAIKFKIIDHVRDTFAPMYDVTTVDGVRVDFGDGWGVVRASNTEPAITTRFEAATPARVEALRRLMLAAVDQFQQQHQANP; encoded by the coding sequence ATGACCTACGCTGTGAACCCGACAATTTTTCGCGCCTACGACATCCGTGGCGTGGTCGATGTCGATCTCTCCGAAACAGTGTACCAGACGCTTGGCCGCGCTGCGGGCAGCTATTTTCGCGCGCGCGGTGGCCGGCGCATCGTGGTCGGGCGCGACGCACGGCTGACCTCGCCGGCCTATGCTGCCGCGCTGATCACCGGCCTGCGCAGCACTGGCTGCGATGTCGTCGATATTGGCATGGTGCCGACACCGCTGATGTATTTTGCGGTGGCATACCTCAAGGCCGACGGCGGCGCGGTGGTGTCGGCCAGCCACAACCCGCCTGAGTTCAATGGCCTCAAGCTACGCCAGTCCGACCCACGCTTCGGCGGCGAGCCGCTCGCCAGCGATCAGATCCAGGAGGTTGGGCGGATCGCCAACAGCGGCGTGTTCGCCAGCGGCGCCGGCAGCTACGAGCAGATTGATCTGAGCGACACCTATGTCGCCGATGTCGTGCGGCACCTCAAGCTCGAGCGCCCGGTCACGATCGTGCTCGACGGCGGCAACGGCGCGGGCGGCCCGCTGGGTGTGCGCACCTTCGAGGCGATCGGCTGCACCGTGGTGCCGCTGTATATCGAACCCGACGGCACCTTCCCGAACCATCACCCCGACCCGCTCAAAGAGGCTAACCTGGCCGATCTCAAGCGGCTGGTGCGCCAGCATGGTGCCGCGCTCGGCATCGGCCTCGACGGCGACGCCGATCGCCTGGGCGTGGTCGATGGCAGCGGCACAATGATCTTCGCCGATCGCTACCTGATCGTGCTGGCGCAGCATGTGCTGCGGGCCGGCCCGGCGCCGATCATCTTTGATGTCAAGTGTAGTACGGTGCTGCGCGATGCCATCCGCGCCTTCGGCGGTATGCCGGTGATGGGCAAGACCGGCTACACCAACGCCACGGCTACGATGCGCCAGCTGGGCGCGCCGCTGGCTGGCGAGCTGAGCGGCCATATCATCACCAGCATCGAGCATCACGCCTTCGATGATGGGATCTTTGCCGGGTGCTATTTGCTCAAAGCGCTTGAGCAGCTCGGGCAGACGCTTGAGCAGGCCCTGGCGCCCTACCCGATGCTGCCATCGCTGCCGGAAGAGCGCATCCATGTGGACGAGGCGATCAAATTCAAGATCATCGACCATGTGCGCGATACGTTCGCGCCGATGTATGATGTTACCACCGTCGATGGCGTGCGCGTTGATTTCGGCGATGGCTGGGGCGTGGTGCGCGCCTCGAACACCGAGCCGGCGATCACGACGCGCTTCGAGGCCGCCACGCCCGCGCGCGTCGAGGCACTGCGCCGCCTAATGCTGGCCGCAGTCGATCAATTTCAACAGCAACACCAGGCCAACCCATGA
- a CDS encoding aminopeptidase, with the protein MTDPRVAKLARVLVRYSLDLKAGQLFQINADAAAAPLVRELYREALEAGALPLLRLSLSGISEIYYRHASEQQLTTVTELDAQENEAVHALINVLGNQNTKALSNADPAKIALRSKSLRALRDRFFERVHSGAATWLITQFPTQAAAQDADMSLADYEDFVYSAGKLDADDPVAAWQAVRAEQQRLADMLATKREFRLVGPDTDLTYHTGGRGWINADGKYNFPDGEVFTSPDEARTEGYIRFSFPAVYAGREVSDVRLEFKAGTVVNASAARGEDLLHKLLDMDEGARRLGEAAFGTNYQIQRFSRNILFDEKIGGTIHLALGDSFKEIGGQNSSALHWDMVCDLRQGGAVYADGQLIYKDGQFVV; encoded by the coding sequence ATGACCGACCCACGTGTGGCGAAGCTGGCGCGTGTGCTGGTGCGCTACTCGCTCGATCTCAAAGCGGGCCAGCTATTTCAGATCAACGCCGATGCGGCCGCCGCGCCGCTGGTGCGCGAGCTCTACCGCGAGGCGCTCGAGGCCGGCGCGCTGCCGTTGCTGCGGCTCTCGCTCAGTGGCATCAGCGAGATCTACTATCGGCATGCGTCTGAGCAACAGCTCACGACCGTTACCGAGCTCGACGCGCAGGAGAACGAGGCCGTCCATGCCTTGATTAACGTGCTTGGCAACCAGAACACTAAGGCGCTCAGCAATGCCGACCCGGCCAAGATCGCGCTGCGCAGCAAGTCCCTGCGCGCCCTGCGCGACCGCTTCTTCGAGCGGGTTCACAGCGGCGCGGCCACCTGGCTGATCACGCAGTTTCCAACCCAGGCCGCCGCCCAGGATGCCGATATGTCGCTGGCCGATTACGAAGACTTTGTGTATAGCGCCGGCAAACTCGATGCCGACGACCCGGTGGCGGCCTGGCAGGCGGTGCGCGCCGAGCAGCAGCGCCTGGCCGATATGCTCGCGACCAAGCGCGAGTTCCGGCTGGTTGGCCCCGACACCGACCTGACCTACCACACCGGCGGGCGCGGCTGGATCAACGCCGACGGCAAGTACAATTTCCCCGACGGCGAGGTGTTCACCAGCCCCGACGAGGCCAGAACCGAGGGCTACATTCGCTTCAGCTTCCCGGCGGTCTACGCCGGCCGCGAGGTCTCTGATGTGCGGCTTGAGTTCAAGGCCGGCACGGTGGTGAACGCCAGCGCTGCGCGCGGCGAGGATCTGCTGCACAAGCTGCTCGATATGGACGAGGGCGCGCGCCGGCTGGGCGAGGCGGCCTTCGGCACCAACTACCAGATTCAGCGCTTCAGCCGCAACATTCTGTTCGACGAAAAGATCGGCGGCACTATCCACCTGGCGCTCGGCGACTCGTTCAAGGAGATCGGTGGCCAGAACAGCTCGGCGCTGCATTGGGATATGGTCTGCGATCTGCGCCAGGGCGGCGCAGTCTATGCCGACGGCCAGCTGATCTACAAGGATGGTCAGTTCGTGGTATAG
- a CDS encoding lamin tail domain-containing protein → MKRKLFAFSMTMALLLSMLSVAGVGAHTIAIEDNVTVPSGRTEWFGLQPDVAGTGAVQRNSAQFGEYVFNDASKDQRLITGSLEITRAGDLDWFSVTADANKVYFLAKVDKYAGITQSPAINLIITIDNKAGGNAVLPVAATNPVSDVNVPSDALWEYAINAQFKPGNSSSNGRVPANKLFVYDSANPSGKSCTSCAGQLVSAAISAGSFVELSMPWAAFNAGGNPLKPTTANDKLRFVVALTYNNQAIPIDGFNSPVIDVIGTNKNTLADIGDGTIDTSFDVHFNPNVPVGGAASFEPYSPLQITEFQANPPGKDTPGSASSVDSEWIEIYNPNSFAVALTDYKIGNAAARGSSSQGMFKFKSGSLASKGLLIVARSKADFLKSHPGYAGTLLDLNADLTKYSAWATGDLDLDNIGGLAVEEQVVLLDGKDSIVDMVTYGSPTAPTPGNVPIRLLDVPEGATYERCPATLDTNGGFVNKTNNPSSNTDFVPHSTLAEQTPGTACVGRTGLDESIAKTGPTVATVGTDVVFELTYSNIGISDELPGAQTTITDTLPAEMTFQSASFQDAPLVPTSVSGQNVVFKVTPPPAGGQAFTIVLTATIAPSAPENTALTNRAVISSPNEPKDTVTQSNNQSEWTVTTLGPALLDVSLAGLTAAPPGQQFAFSINYVNNGQSVAEGTAISLQIPANITLLSVDSSSATPSFGLPVSGPTTVTFTGDQLDALEGGSITIIGRVAVATPAKTVLPFQTTLSSTTAGVASDTANGSLTADFLRMYMPFVRK, encoded by the coding sequence ATGAAAAGAAAGCTGTTTGCTTTCAGCATGACCATGGCGCTGTTGCTGAGCATGCTGTCGGTTGCCGGCGTTGGCGCCCACACCATTGCAATTGAAGATAACGTTACCGTGCCGAGTGGCCGCACCGAGTGGTTCGGCCTGCAGCCAGATGTTGCCGGCACTGGCGCAGTTCAGCGCAACAGCGCGCAGTTTGGCGAGTACGTGTTCAACGACGCCTCGAAGGACCAGCGCCTGATTACGGGTAGCCTCGAAATTACACGCGCGGGCGACCTCGACTGGTTCAGCGTGACCGCCGACGCCAACAAGGTGTACTTCCTGGCAAAGGTCGATAAGTATGCCGGTATCACCCAGAGCCCGGCGATCAACCTGATCATTACGATCGACAACAAGGCCGGCGGCAATGCTGTGCTGCCCGTCGCTGCCACCAACCCCGTCTCGGATGTGAATGTGCCCAGCGACGCGCTGTGGGAATATGCGATCAACGCGCAGTTCAAGCCTGGCAACTCTTCGAGCAATGGCCGGGTTCCTGCGAATAAGCTGTTCGTCTACGATTCGGCCAACCCAAGCGGCAAGAGCTGTACCAGCTGCGCCGGCCAGCTCGTGAGCGCCGCAATTTCGGCGGGCAGCTTCGTCGAGCTATCTATGCCCTGGGCGGCCTTCAACGCCGGTGGCAACCCGCTCAAGCCGACCACGGCCAACGATAAGCTGCGCTTCGTGGTTGCCCTCACCTACAATAACCAGGCCATCCCAATCGACGGCTTCAATTCGCCGGTGATCGATGTGATTGGCACGAACAAGAACACGCTGGCCGACATTGGCGACGGCACGATCGACACCAGCTTCGATGTGCATTTCAACCCCAATGTGCCGGTTGGCGGCGCGGCGAGCTTCGAGCCATACTCCCCGCTGCAGATCACCGAGTTCCAGGCCAACCCGCCCGGCAAAGACACGCCCGGCTCGGCCTCGAGCGTCGACAGCGAGTGGATCGAGATCTACAACCCCAATAGCTTCGCCGTGGCGCTGACCGACTACAAGATCGGTAACGCCGCCGCGCGTGGCTCGTCGAGCCAGGGTATGTTCAAGTTCAAGAGCGGCTCGCTGGCCAGCAAGGGCCTGCTGATCGTCGCGCGCAGCAAGGCCGACTTCCTCAAGTCGCACCCTGGCTACGCCGGCACGCTGCTCGATCTGAACGCGGACCTGACCAAGTATAGCGCCTGGGCCACCGGCGATCTCGATCTCGACAACATCGGCGGGCTGGCGGTCGAAGAGCAAGTTGTGCTGCTCGACGGCAAAGACAGCATCGTCGATATGGTCACCTACGGCAGCCCAACCGCGCCGACACCCGGCAATGTGCCGATCCGGCTGCTCGATGTGCCCGAGGGCGCGACCTACGAGCGCTGCCCGGCCACGCTCGACACCAACGGCGGCTTCGTTAACAAGACCAACAACCCATCGAGCAACACCGACTTCGTGCCGCACAGCACGCTGGCCGAGCAGACCCCCGGCACGGCATGTGTCGGCCGCACCGGCCTGGATGAGAGCATCGCCAAGACCGGCCCGACCGTTGCGACGGTTGGCACCGACGTGGTCTTCGAGCTGACCTACAGCAACATTGGCATCAGCGACGAGCTGCCCGGTGCGCAGACCACGATCACCGACACGCTGCCGGCCGAGATGACCTTCCAGTCGGCCAGCTTCCAGGACGCGCCGCTGGTGCCGACTAGCGTGAGCGGCCAGAACGTGGTGTTCAAGGTAACGCCGCCGCCTGCGGGTGGCCAGGCCTTCACGATCGTGCTGACCGCGACGATCGCGCCCAGCGCGCCCGAGAACACCGCGCTGACCAACCGTGCCGTGATCAGCTCGCCGAACGAGCCGAAGGACACCGTCACCCAGAGCAACAACCAGTCTGAGTGGACCGTCACCACGCTTGGCCCGGCGCTACTCGATGTCTCGCTGGCCGGCCTGACCGCCGCACCTCCGGGACAGCAGTTCGCCTTCTCGATCAACTACGTCAACAACGGCCAGAGCGTAGCCGAGGGCACTGCAATCTCGCTACAGATCCCGGCTAACATCACGCTGCTAAGCGTCGACTCGAGCTCGGCAACGCCCAGCTTCGGCCTGCCGGTGAGCGGCCCGACCACGGTCACGTTCACTGGCGACCAGCTCGACGCACTGGAAGGCGGCTCGATCACGATCATCGGCCGGGTGGCTGTGGCTACCCCGGCCAAGACTGTGCTGCCGTTCCAGACGACACTCAGTAGCACGACGGCGGGCGTCGCCAGCGATACGGCGAACGGCTCGCTGACGGCCGACTTCCTGCGGATGTACATGCCGTTCGTCCGCAAGTAG